The following are from one region of the Cytobacillus firmus genome:
- a CDS encoding FecCD family ABC transporter permease, producing MDWKIALRQSKTWLAAFVFLIMATFILSLSTGVMPIRFSEIMNTLAGSGTPRQELVLFQLRLPRMVIAMLIGAGLALSGSILQGLSRNSLADPGILGINAGAGLAVVFSIYLFGQEKGSLLSEPFFLPVFAFIGALAIAALIYRFSWKGGIDPERLLLVGLGFNALCGALLMILQLKMDPKDFQQAAIWLTGSIWGTGWPYVWALLPWILILMPAAFYKARTINLLQFKQEVPVALGLKVEAERRMLLCLSAALAGACVAVGGGIAFIGLLAPHLARRLCGPNYFSSLPLSALIGSALVLMADMIGKNLLAPADIPVGIVISVIGAPYLIFMLLTRKGSGMRV from the coding sequence GTGATGCCCATCCGTTTTTCTGAAATAATGAACACGTTAGCCGGCAGCGGCACCCCAAGGCAGGAGCTTGTTTTATTTCAGCTGAGATTGCCGAGAATGGTCATTGCCATGCTGATTGGTGCCGGGCTTGCTCTATCAGGCAGCATTCTTCAGGGACTTTCCAGGAACTCTCTCGCTGACCCGGGCATTCTCGGAATCAATGCCGGCGCTGGACTTGCTGTCGTTTTTTCAATCTATCTTTTCGGACAGGAGAAAGGCAGCCTGCTCTCTGAACCTTTTTTTCTGCCCGTTTTCGCTTTTATCGGCGCTCTTGCCATTGCAGCTCTGATTTACCGGTTCTCATGGAAAGGCGGAATAGACCCGGAACGGCTTCTCCTTGTCGGTCTTGGATTTAATGCTCTATGCGGTGCTCTTCTCATGATTCTGCAGCTGAAAATGGATCCAAAGGATTTTCAGCAGGCAGCCATTTGGCTGACAGGAAGCATCTGGGGAACCGGGTGGCCTTATGTATGGGCATTGCTTCCATGGATCTTGATTCTTATGCCGGCTGCTTTTTATAAAGCAAGGACCATAAATCTTCTTCAGTTTAAGCAGGAAGTTCCGGTTGCCCTTGGCTTAAAAGTGGAGGCTGAACGCCGCATGCTTCTTTGCCTTTCTGCTGCCCTTGCAGGAGCATGTGTGGCCGTCGGCGGCGGAATCGCCTTTATTGGCCTGCTCGCTCCCCATCTGGCACGGCGGCTGTGCGGACCCAATTACTTCAGCAGCCTGCCATTGTCTGCACTGATCGGGTCAGCTCTGGTGCTCATGGCAGACATGATCGGCAAAAATCTTCTTGCGCCAGCCGATATTCCCGTCGGAATCGTCATATCGGTTATCGGTGCACCATACCTGATCTTCATGCTGCTGACCCGGAAAGGTTCCGGGATGAGGGTCTAA
- a CDS encoding antibiotic biosynthesis monooxygenase family protein: MFIQLKTIMVKEGHGEKMVERFAGEGIIEEQPGFLDLNVLKKKQRSGEEEIIVMIRWESEEAWKAWETSDVHLAGHRANRGKPKPEFIIESRQDVYHVLGQKQYREPAEIK, encoded by the coding sequence ATGTTTATTCAATTAAAGACAATTATGGTTAAAGAGGGCCATGGGGAAAAAATGGTGGAGCGCTTTGCCGGAGAAGGAATCATCGAAGAGCAGCCCGGATTTCTAGATTTAAATGTATTAAAGAAAAAACAGCGCAGCGGAGAGGAAGAAATCATTGTTATGATCCGCTGGGAATCTGAAGAGGCATGGAAGGCTTGGGAAACAAGCGATGTACATCTTGCTGGCCATCGTGCGAACCGAGGGAAGCCAAAGCCTGAATTTATTATCGAAAGCCGTCAGGATGTATATCATGTGCTGGGGCAAAAACAATACAGAGAGCCTGCTGAAATCAAATAA
- a CDS encoding MFS transporter, with protein MWKNKNVWILLTGEFIAGLGLWLGIIGNLEFMQEKVPSDFLKSLILASGLLAGIAVGPFAGRITDQLNKKTVMLGAGFVRAISVIFMLIAIQTGSVWWMVLFLVMIQLSAAFYFPALQAAIPLVVAEKDLLQLNGVHMNVSTLSRILGTALAGVLLVILPLSMLYIGSLVAYLALFGLTWFMDFEEKREQQGPGKESAKNSGGFKEVFPIIKGLPIVFMTLILTLVPLLFLGGFNLMVINISELQDSSSIKGLIYTAEGIGFMLGAFIVKQISQKRSPYAILFFFSFVIGVSQLLLYFADVPVLSIAAFFVFGFAVGCFFPTAATIFQTRVPKEFHGRFFSFRNMLDRVIFQIVLLLTGFLLDAVGLQIMVVIFGILSLVMTTAFFVKFKQIRTEVQIKEKISM; from the coding sequence ATGTGGAAAAATAAAAATGTGTGGATTCTTTTAACTGGTGAATTTATAGCAGGGCTGGGCCTTTGGCTTGGCATTATAGGAAACCTAGAGTTTATGCAGGAAAAGGTTCCTTCTGATTTCCTTAAATCACTTATTCTTGCATCCGGTCTGCTGGCAGGAATTGCAGTTGGCCCCTTTGCCGGCAGAATTACAGACCAGCTGAATAAAAAGACGGTAATGCTCGGAGCAGGTTTTGTCAGGGCCATTAGTGTTATTTTTATGCTGATTGCTATTCAAACGGGCTCTGTGTGGTGGATGGTTCTGTTCCTGGTTATGATTCAATTGTCAGCAGCCTTTTACTTTCCTGCACTGCAGGCAGCCATCCCTCTTGTAGTTGCCGAGAAAGATTTGCTGCAGCTGAATGGTGTGCACATGAATGTGTCCACCCTTTCGAGGATATTGGGTACAGCATTGGCTGGTGTTCTGTTAGTCATTCTGCCATTATCCATGCTTTATATCGGGTCGCTGGTCGCTTACCTGGCTCTATTCGGATTAACCTGGTTTATGGACTTCGAGGAAAAAAGGGAACAGCAAGGCCCTGGAAAAGAGTCTGCGAAAAACAGCGGAGGATTCAAGGAGGTTTTCCCGATTATTAAAGGCCTCCCCATTGTTTTCATGACACTGATCTTAACGCTGGTCCCACTGCTGTTTCTTGGCGGTTTCAACCTGATGGTCATCAACATCAGCGAGCTTCAGGACAGTTCATCCATTAAAGGGTTAATTTATACTGCAGAGGGAATCGGCTTCATGCTCGGCGCATTTATCGTCAAGCAAATAAGCCAAAAGCGTTCGCCTTATGCTATCTTATTTTTCTTCTCATTTGTCATTGGCGTCTCACAGCTGCTTCTGTACTTTGCGGATGTGCCCGTTCTATCCATTGCGGCCTTCTTTGTATTCGGATTTGCCGTTGGCTGCTTCTTCCCAACTGCAGCCACCATATTTCAAACAAGGGTGCCAAAGGAATTCCACGGAAGATTCTTCTCCTTCCGAAACATGCTCGATCGTGTTATTTTCCAGATTGTGCTCCTGCTGACAGGATTCCTGCTGGATGCCGTTGGACTTCAGATAATGGTCGTGATCTTTGGCATTCTATCCTTAGTCATGACAACTGCTTTCTTTGTTAAATTCAAGCAAATTCGGACAGAAGTACAGATAAAAGAAAAGATCAGTATGTAA
- a CDS encoding NAD(P)/FAD-dependent oxidoreductase, translating to MKQMEIYDVTVIGGGPAGLYSTFYSGLREMKTKLIEFQPQLGGKIHVYPEKMIWDVGGLTPTPGAKLIEQLVEQGLTFNPTVVLNEKVESISKNEDGVFVLKGSSGEEHFSKTVIVAVGSGILKPQKLKIEGAERFEVSNLNYTVKSLAHFKDKIVIVSGGGNSAVDWANELEPVARQVYITCRRDALTGHEAQVSQLMNSSVICINHTSITKLITGGNHEEIEQVELTNNETGEVSYLAIDEVVINHGYEQDTELLKNSNLNIKMLEDFYIAGNANSETSVEGLYAAGDILKHDGKLHLIAGAFQDAANAVNKAKQYIEPDAAGAAMVSSHNDVFKKRNRELVKQLVR from the coding sequence ATGAAGCAGATGGAGATCTATGATGTAACGGTTATTGGAGGAGGCCCGGCTGGACTTTACTCCACTTTTTACAGCGGTTTAAGAGAAATGAAAACGAAACTGATTGAATTTCAGCCGCAGCTGGGCGGAAAGATCCATGTGTATCCCGAGAAAATGATTTGGGATGTCGGCGGGTTAACTCCAACTCCGGGAGCAAAGCTGATTGAACAGCTGGTCGAGCAGGGGCTGACCTTTAATCCGACGGTTGTGCTAAATGAAAAGGTGGAATCCATCAGTAAGAATGAAGATGGAGTTTTTGTTTTAAAAGGGTCTTCAGGAGAAGAGCATTTCTCAAAAACAGTGATTGTGGCAGTTGGCAGCGGTATTCTAAAGCCGCAAAAGCTGAAAATTGAAGGCGCAGAGCGCTTTGAGGTCTCCAATTTAAATTACACAGTCAAGTCTCTTGCCCATTTCAAGGATAAAATAGTGATTGTGTCAGGAGGAGGCAATTCTGCAGTAGACTGGGCCAATGAATTGGAGCCCGTTGCCAGGCAGGTATACATCACTTGCAGACGGGATGCGTTAACTGGTCATGAAGCTCAGGTTTCACAGCTGATGAATAGTTCGGTGATCTGCATTAACCATACGTCCATCACCAAATTAATTACAGGCGGAAATCACGAGGAAATTGAACAGGTGGAATTGACCAACAATGAAACGGGCGAGGTTTCATATCTTGCGATCGATGAAGTGGTGATTAACCATGGATATGAGCAGGATACGGAACTCTTGAAAAATAGCAATCTGAATATTAAAATGCTCGAAGATTTCTATATTGCAGGCAACGCAAACAGCGAGACGTCAGTTGAAGGACTATATGCTGCAGGGGATATTCTTAAGCATGACGGCAAGCTTCACTTGATTGCGGGAGCCTTCCAGGATGCTGCGAATGCAGTAAATAAAGCGAAGCAGTACATTGAACCTGATGCAGCCGGGGCAGCGATGGTTTCTTCACATAATGATGTTTTTAAAAAGCGGAACCGGGAATTGGTGAAGCAGCTGGTTCGCTAG
- a CDS encoding ABC transporter ATP-binding protein, translated as MVRLYTDGLNIGYSERLIVKDLSVQIPDKKITTIIGPNGCGKSTLLKAITRIISHQSGTVILDGENISKENTKILARKMAILPQTPESASGLTVGELVSYGRFPYQKGFGRLTKKDYEVIDWALEVTGTKEFKFRPVDALSGGQRQRVWIAMALAQETDIIFLDEPTTYLDMAHQLEVLELLQKLNEEQERTIVMVLHDLNQAARFADHIVALKDGEIVKSGSYEEVITQDVLRKVFNIDAVIGRDPRTNKPMCITYNLLKGENQHEETIDPVYDLAASAN; from the coding sequence ATGGTCCGTCTATATACAGATGGCTTGAACATTGGGTATAGCGAACGGCTAATTGTAAAGGATCTCAGCGTCCAGATTCCCGATAAGAAAATCACAACAATCATTGGTCCAAACGGCTGTGGGAAATCCACCCTTTTAAAAGCCATTACCCGAATCATTTCCCATCAATCAGGCACTGTCATCTTAGATGGGGAGAACATTTCAAAGGAAAATACAAAAATCCTTGCCAGGAAGATGGCTATCCTGCCTCAAACACCTGAAAGTGCGAGCGGTTTAACAGTAGGCGAGCTCGTCTCATACGGACGCTTCCCTTATCAAAAAGGATTCGGAAGATTGACGAAAAAGGATTATGAAGTCATCGACTGGGCTCTTGAAGTGACAGGCACCAAAGAATTTAAATTCCGCCCTGTCGACGCTCTGTCAGGCGGCCAGCGCCAGAGAGTTTGGATCGCCATGGCACTTGCACAGGAAACCGATATCATTTTCCTTGATGAACCAACCACCTATTTAGATATGGCACATCAGCTTGAAGTTCTCGAACTTCTTCAAAAGCTGAACGAGGAACAGGAGCGCACCATTGTAATGGTCCTCCATGATTTAAACCAGGCAGCCCGTTTTGCCGACCATATCGTCGCACTAAAAGATGGTGAGATTGTTAAATCAGGAAGCTATGAAGAAGTCATTACACAGGATGTTTTAAGGAAGGTGTTCAATATTGATGCAGTCATAGGACGCGATCCCCGCACAAACAAACCAATGTGTATAACTTATAATTTACTAAAAGGAGAAAATCAACATGAAGAAACTATTGATCCCGTTTACGATCTTGCTGCTTCTGCTAATTAG
- a CDS encoding iron-hydroxamate ABC transporter substrate-binding protein, translating to MKKLLIPFTILLLLLISACGNTEEKDSSSSEPKEDKKSGTITYESETGPVEVPADPKRVVLLSGFTGNVMQLGVNIVGADTWSKNNPRFEEQLKDAEEVSEDNLEKIIELEPDLIIALSTVKNYDKLKEIAPTVTYTWGKLDYLSQHEEIGKLLNKEEEAKKWVADFKQRAEAAGEDIRAKIGEDATVSVFEIFDKQLYVFGDNWARGTEILYQAMDLKMPEKVKEMALKDGYYAISAEVLPEYAGDYIVISKYSDADHSFQETDTYKNIPAVKNNRVFEMEGNGASFSDPITLDAQLEFFKESFLGN from the coding sequence ATGAAGAAACTATTGATCCCGTTTACGATCTTGCTGCTTCTGCTAATTAGCGCCTGCGGCAATACAGAAGAAAAAGATTCAAGCTCATCTGAACCCAAGGAAGATAAAAAATCCGGTACGATCACTTATGAATCTGAAACTGGCCCGGTTGAGGTCCCGGCTGATCCTAAGAGAGTTGTCCTCCTTTCAGGCTTCACAGGAAATGTTATGCAATTAGGCGTAAATATCGTTGGAGCGGATACATGGTCCAAGAATAACCCTCGTTTTGAAGAACAATTGAAGGATGCTGAAGAAGTATCTGAAGATAACCTTGAAAAAATAATTGAATTAGAACCAGACTTGATTATTGCCTTATCTACTGTTAAAAACTACGATAAGCTTAAGGAAATTGCACCAACTGTAACGTATACATGGGGTAAATTAGATTATCTTTCTCAGCATGAGGAAATCGGAAAGCTGCTTAATAAAGAGGAAGAAGCAAAGAAATGGGTAGCTGACTTCAAACAGCGTGCTGAAGCAGCCGGGGAAGACATTCGTGCAAAAATTGGCGAAGATGCAACCGTTTCTGTATTTGAAATCTTCGACAAACAGCTTTATGTTTTTGGCGATAACTGGGCTCGCGGAACTGAAATCCTCTATCAGGCAATGGACTTAAAAATGCCTGAAAAGGTTAAGGAAATGGCTTTAAAAGATGGCTACTATGCCATTTCAGCTGAAGTGCTTCCGGAATATGCAGGGGACTATATTGTGATAAGCAAATATTCTGATGCAGATCACTCATTCCAGGAAACCGATACGTACAAAAATATCCCTGCTGTGAAAAATAATCGTGTTTTTGAAATGGAAGGCAATGGCGCTTCCTTCAGTGATCCAATCACACTTGATGCACAGCTGGAGTTCTTTAAAGAATCATTTTTAGGCAACTAA
- a CDS encoding FecCD family ABC transporter permease gives MTKDAQSFIPFVYKLAAGFIIFACMFVAACVFGAADVTVRDVWLALTSNASGEKISIIREIRLPREIAAIFVGAALSISGAIMQGMTRNPLADPGLLGLTAGANAALAITLVLIPSANYIGILFACFIGAAIGAGMVFGIGAMKKGGFSPIRIVLAGAAVSAFLFAIAEGTGIYFKISKDVSLWTAGGLVGTSWTQLQIIVPVISAGILVSLFLSRQLTILSLNEEVAVGLGQNTTQIKVILFILVTLLAGAAVALVGNMAFIGLMVPHIVRALVGTDYRFILPMSALTGASFMLLADTLGRTINAPYETPVAAIIAVMGLPFFLFIVHKGGKAFS, from the coding sequence ATGACTAAAGATGCTCAATCCTTCATTCCATTTGTATATAAACTTGCGGCAGGCTTCATTATTTTTGCCTGCATGTTTGTGGCTGCCTGTGTGTTCGGGGCAGCGGATGTTACGGTCAGAGATGTTTGGCTTGCACTAACCTCCAATGCTTCAGGAGAAAAAATCTCCATCATTCGTGAAATCCGTCTGCCCCGTGAAATTGCGGCCATTTTTGTAGGAGCAGCTCTTAGCATCTCTGGCGCCATCATGCAGGGAATGACAAGAAACCCTCTTGCTGATCCAGGCCTGCTCGGATTAACGGCCGGAGCAAATGCTGCACTTGCCATAACGCTTGTTCTTATCCCTTCTGCAAATTACATTGGAATTCTGTTCGCCTGTTTCATCGGTGCGGCTATCGGTGCAGGAATGGTTTTCGGCATTGGCGCCATGAAAAAAGGAGGCTTTTCTCCGATTCGAATCGTTTTAGCCGGAGCCGCGGTTTCTGCCTTCCTTTTTGCAATAGCTGAAGGCACCGGCATCTATTTTAAAATTTCAAAAGATGTCAGCTTGTGGACTGCAGGCGGGCTCGTCGGCACATCCTGGACCCAGCTGCAAATAATTGTCCCGGTTATCTCAGCAGGCATACTCGTATCCCTTTTTCTTTCCAGGCAGCTTACGATACTAAGCTTAAATGAAGAAGTGGCTGTAGGCTTGGGACAAAATACAACTCAGATTAAAGTCATCCTGTTTATCTTAGTCACCCTGCTTGCAGGGGCAGCTGTTGCACTGGTCGGCAATATGGCATTTATCGGATTGATGGTGCCTCATATCGTCCGTGCATTAGTTGGAACAGATTATCGTTTTATTCTTCCCATGTCCGCTCTCACAGGAGCGTCATTTATGCTTCTTGCCGATACACTCGGGAGAACCATCAATGCTCCTTACGAAACTCCTGTTGCGGCCATCATTGCCGTAATGGGGCTGCCTTTCTTCCTGTTCATTGTTCATAAAGGGGGTAAGGCGTTCTCATGA
- a CDS encoding FecCD family ABC transporter permease has product MIQPELVKKQRILMAILSVLIIVTIVIGMGLGYASLSYDRLIPTILGQGTFKEEFVLFSIRLPRVFITVLAGMALALSGAILQGITRNDLADPGIIGINSGAGVAIAVFFLFIPIEAGTFVYMLPLCAFFGALLTAILIYAFSYKKDEGLQPVKMVLVGVGFSMALSGVMIVLISSAEREKVDFIAKWLSGNIWGTDWPFILALLPWLLVLIPFTLYKANRLNLLSLSEPVSIGIGVSIEKERITLLLTAVALAASAVSVTGGIAFIGLIAPHMAKALVGPRNQLFLPIAILLGGWLLLFADTLGRNLADPDGLPAGIMVAIIGAPYFMYLLLKK; this is encoded by the coding sequence ATGATTCAGCCAGAGTTAGTTAAAAAACAGCGAATTTTAATGGCCATTTTATCCGTACTTATTATTGTAACCATTGTTATTGGAATGGGATTAGGCTATGCCTCCCTTTCCTATGACCGGTTAATCCCGACCATCCTGGGACAGGGAACTTTTAAAGAGGAGTTTGTGTTATTTTCCATACGGCTGCCAAGAGTATTTATCACAGTGTTAGCCGGTATGGCACTGGCACTATCCGGTGCCATTTTACAAGGGATTACACGCAATGACCTGGCGGACCCAGGCATCATCGGCATAAATTCAGGTGCAGGGGTTGCGATCGCCGTTTTCTTTCTGTTCATCCCGATTGAAGCTGGCACTTTCGTCTACATGCTGCCGTTATGCGCATTTTTCGGCGCTTTGCTTACTGCTATCCTCATCTATGCTTTTTCTTATAAAAAAGACGAGGGGCTTCAGCCAGTAAAGATGGTGCTCGTCGGCGTCGGTTTTTCCATGGCGCTATCCGGAGTGATGATTGTCCTGATCTCATCAGCTGAAAGAGAGAAAGTCGATTTCATAGCGAAATGGCTATCAGGAAATATTTGGGGAACCGATTGGCCTTTCATCTTGGCGCTACTCCCCTGGCTGCTTGTGCTTATTCCATTCACTTTATATAAGGCAAATCGTTTGAATCTCTTAAGCTTAAGTGAGCCTGTCTCCATCGGAATTGGGGTATCCATTGAAAAAGAACGGATCACCCTTCTGCTGACAGCCGTTGCATTGGCAGCTTCAGCTGTGTCTGTAACCGGCGGAATTGCCTTTATCGGCTTAATTGCTCCGCATATGGCTAAAGCGCTTGTCGGACCACGGAATCAGCTGTTCCTTCCGATCGCCATTCTTTTAGGCGGCTGGCTGCTCCTATTCGCCGACACACTCGGCCGGAACCTGGCGGATCCGGACGGCCTGCCAGCCGGAATTATGGTTGCGATTATCGGAGCTCCATATTTTATGTATCTATTATTAAAGAAATGA
- a CDS encoding manganese catalase family protein, with product MFFHVKELQFEAKPERPDPVFAKKLQELIGGQYGEMTVAMQYMFQGWATRGNEKYRDLLLDIGTEEIGHVEMLATMVARLMDNAPINQQEEAAKDPVVGAIMGGMNPQHAIVSGLGARPADSVGNPWMGTYITASGNLLADFRSNLNAESQGRVQAARLYEMTDDKGIKDLLSVLIARDAYHQNQWAAAIAGLEEKEGLLVPSTFPREKERTDIAYTLYNFSAGEESSTGRWAQGPALDGQGEYKYVSNPKPEGDKPMLKPAPPNLHNTLPMD from the coding sequence ATGTTTTTTCATGTAAAAGAATTGCAATTTGAAGCAAAGCCGGAACGTCCGGATCCCGTTTTTGCGAAAAAGCTTCAGGAATTGATTGGCGGCCAATATGGTGAAATGACCGTTGCCATGCAGTACATGTTTCAGGGCTGGGCCACTCGCGGAAATGAAAAATATCGTGATCTTCTCCTTGATATAGGAACTGAGGAAATTGGACATGTGGAAATGCTCGCGACAATGGTTGCCAGACTGATGGACAATGCCCCAATTAATCAGCAGGAAGAGGCAGCGAAGGATCCAGTCGTTGGCGCGATCATGGGAGGAATGAACCCTCAGCATGCCATTGTCTCCGGACTGGGTGCACGACCGGCTGACAGTGTTGGGAACCCTTGGATGGGTACTTATATTACAGCCAGCGGAAACTTATTAGCAGATTTCCGTTCAAACTTAAATGCAGAGTCGCAGGGCCGGGTGCAGGCTGCACGCCTCTATGAAATGACAGATGATAAGGGCATTAAAGATCTGCTATCTGTCCTGATTGCAAGAGATGCCTACCACCAAAACCAATGGGCTGCTGCGATTGCAGGGCTTGAAGAAAAAGAAGGTCTTCTTGTCCCTAGTACCTTCCCTCGTGAAAAAGAACGCACAGATATCGCTTACACACTTTACAACTTCTCAGCAGGCGAAGAAAGCAGCACTGGCAGATGGGCACAGGGCCCAGCTCTTGATGGCCAGGGAGAATACAAATATGTTAGCAATCCGAAGCCGGAAGGTGACAAGCCAATGCTTAAGCCGGCACCTCCAAATCTTCATAACACATTGCCGATGGATTAA
- a CDS encoding ABC transporter ATP-binding protein, which translates to MDSILKVNNLRVSFQSKDQEFEAVRGVSFELKKGETLGIVGESGSGKSVTARSIMRLLPSPPSYMKEGEILFLGENLINKTEREMESIRGRDIGMIFQDPMTSLNPTIRIGKQVAESLIKHQDLSIKEAKKQAIELLKLVGIKNSEDRFNQYPHEFSGGMRQRVMIAIALACRPALLIADEPTTALDVTIQAQILNIMKGMQDRFGTSIILITHDLGVVAGMCDRVAVMKDGEIVETGTVEEIFEQPKHPYTVKLLNALPRLDEKKKPKPAPILSPEMDPNLPLLEVRSLKQHFDMGKGDIVKAVDNISFYIKPGETLGLVGESGSGKSTTGRAILRLHEPTDGEILYQGMSVNGMNKSEMKAMRSHMQMIFQDPYASLNPRFKVLDIIGQALDIHGLYETKAERKNRVIELLEMVGLNGSHADRYPHEFSGGQRQRIGIARALAVEPQFIVCDEPLSALDVSIQSQIVKLLEDLQQRLGLTYLFIAHDLSMVKHISDRVAVMFAGKIVELAESEELYSNPQHPYTKSLLSAIPIPDPNIEKKKKRVMLEEQTDEDRYELRNSELVEVSEGHWVAMPVKAAAYYK; encoded by the coding sequence GTGGATTCCATTTTAAAAGTTAATAATTTGCGCGTATCATTCCAATCTAAGGATCAGGAGTTTGAAGCTGTACGAGGGGTTAGCTTTGAATTGAAAAAAGGGGAGACTCTGGGCATTGTCGGTGAGTCTGGGAGCGGCAAGAGTGTTACAGCCCGTTCCATTATGCGTCTTCTTCCCTCTCCTCCTTCTTATATGAAAGAGGGAGAAATATTATTCCTGGGTGAGAATCTAATAAATAAAACGGAAAGAGAAATGGAAAGTATCCGCGGAAGGGATATTGGGATGATCTTTCAGGATCCAATGACATCCCTTAACCCCACCATTCGGATCGGCAAGCAGGTTGCAGAAAGTTTAATCAAGCATCAGGATTTATCTATCAAAGAGGCAAAGAAACAAGCCATTGAATTGCTGAAATTGGTTGGCATCAAAAACAGTGAAGACCGATTTAATCAGTACCCGCATGAATTCTCCGGAGGAATGAGGCAGAGGGTTATGATTGCTATTGCCCTGGCCTGCCGCCCGGCGCTTTTAATTGCAGATGAACCAACAACAGCTTTGGATGTTACCATTCAGGCACAAATCTTAAATATTATGAAAGGGATGCAAGATAGATTTGGTACGTCAATTATTCTTATTACCCATGATCTTGGTGTGGTTGCAGGAATGTGTGATCGTGTTGCTGTGATGAAGGACGGAGAGATTGTAGAGACAGGCACGGTGGAGGAAATCTTTGAACAGCCGAAGCATCCCTATACTGTAAAATTGTTAAATGCATTGCCGCGTCTCGATGAGAAAAAGAAACCCAAGCCTGCACCTATACTTTCACCAGAAATGGACCCGAATCTTCCGCTTCTGGAAGTTAGATCATTAAAACAGCATTTTGATATGGGGAAAGGGGATATTGTAAAAGCAGTAGACAATATCAGCTTTTACATTAAGCCTGGTGAGACTCTTGGTCTGGTAGGGGAATCTGGCTCAGGGAAGTCAACTACAGGCCGTGCGATCCTGCGTTTACATGAACCCACCGATGGGGAAATCCTATATCAGGGAATGTCAGTAAACGGAATGAACAAAAGTGAAATGAAAGCCATGCGGAGCCATATGCAAATGATTTTTCAAGACCCGTATGCGTCTTTAAATCCGCGCTTTAAGGTTCTTGATATTATTGGTCAAGCACTGGATATTCATGGGTTATATGAAACAAAGGCTGAAAGAAAGAATCGAGTAATAGAATTGCTTGAAATGGTAGGGCTGAATGGCTCACACGCAGATAGATATCCCCATGAGTTTTCGGGTGGACAGCGGCAGCGAATTGGAATAGCGCGTGCATTGGCGGTAGAACCGCAATTTATCGTATGTGATGAACCGCTGTCTGCTCTGGATGTATCAATTCAGTCTCAGATTGTAAAGCTGCTTGAAGACTTGCAGCAGCGCCTGGGGCTTACTTATTTATTTATCGCTCATGACCTCTCAATGGTGAAGCATATCAGTGACAGGGTTGCGGTCATGTTTGCAGGCAAAATCGTTGAATTGGCGGAGAGTGAAGAACTTTATTCTAATCCCCAGCACCCGTATACAAAATCTTTATTATCTGCCATTCCGATTCCTGACCCAAATATAGAGAAGAAGAAAAAAAGAGTGATGCTGGAAGAACAAACAGATGAAGACAGATATGAATTAAGGAACTCAGAGCTTGTTGAGGTATCAGAAGGGCACTGGGTAGCGATGCCAGTAAAGGCGGCAGCTTATTACAAATAA